In the genome of Syntrophus gentianae, the window ACATCCTACAGAAGAACCTGGAGCAGGTTTTTCCGCGAAAGGGGCGGGGGCTCAGAGAGGCAGCCGTTCCGGTGTTGGAGGGAATTGCAAAGCCGGCGATTGTTATTGAGTTGGGCTTTGTTTCCAACGCAGAGGATAAGAAGCAGCTGCTGGACAAGGACATCCAACTGGCCATCGCCAAGGCCATCAGCAAAAGCATTAAGGAACTTTTCTGAAAGAAAGACAAGAGTTTCTAACCAGCGGTTCATAAAATAGACAGGAGTATCCTGATTTTGAGAAAAAGTGGTCGCCAAAATGATGAAATTCGGGAAGTGAAAATTACCCGGAATTACTTGAAACACCCACAAGGATCCGTTCTGATTGAAATGGGGGAAACAAAAGTCATCTGTACGGCCACACTGGAAGAGAAAGTCCCCCCGTTTTTGCGAAACTCGGGAAAGGGTTGGCTGACGGCCGAATATGCAATGCTTCCCATGGCGACCCAAGAGAGAAACAAAAGAGAATCGGCTCAGGGGCGCATTGGCGGGCGTACCCATGAGATCCAGAGGCTGATAGGGCGTTCCCTGAGGGCCGTTACAGACCTGGAGAGTTTCGGAGAAAAGACGGTTTATATTGATTGCGATGTCATTCAGGCAGATGGAGGAACAC includes:
- the rph gene encoding ribonuclease PH — its product is MRKSGRQNDEIREVKITRNYLKHPQGSVLIEMGETKVICTATLEEKVPPFLRNSGKGWLTAEYAMLPMATQERNKRESAQGRIGGRTHEIQRLIGRSLRAVTDLESFGEKTVYIDCDVIQADGGTRTASITGSFVALVDLFRKMMEEGKCATMPVQDYVSAVSVGILEDQLLLDLEYAEDSQAEVDMNVVMTGMGKFIEVQGTAEKVPFSQERLLAMIELAGQGIRKLTEIQKQTLGGNL